A genomic window from Sulfurospirillum multivorans DSM 12446 includes:
- a CDS encoding EAL domain-containing protein, whose product MVSQLIQDSAIYIYFQPIVSIRSAKVIGVEALMRAHDKHNEPLSPIFVFDQAKKEHLSFELDKYARTKALETFKPLLDANKELLLFLNFESHLLDSKISFDDFAFCSLANDFGIPPSHIVIEIKEYQIEDTERLKQFCDFYKDRGFLIALDDFGAGNANFDRISTVRPHIVKVDRSLVFNVHLNFIHKEILKSIANMCFNIGALVLAEGVEEEEEILRSLKLDIDLFQGFWFARPSATIFDKALVDEKITHIGARHTQNVKSSMQRKEILIESAKAYTHAIIETITQKHQPDLFAFLKEFEIIEAIYCIDAQTGIQEGNTIISADTNEFFQPARNGDNHALKEYFYITKESKRGNYLSQKYISRASGRMCRTFAQKFAHEGKESILCLDLKVQTL is encoded by the coding sequence GTGGTTTCACAACTCATTCAAGACAGCGCTATTTACATCTATTTTCAACCGATCGTCTCCATTCGCAGTGCCAAGGTAATCGGTGTTGAAGCGCTGATGCGCGCGCACGATAAGCACAACGAACCGCTCTCACCTATTTTTGTATTTGACCAAGCCAAAAAAGAGCATCTCTCGTTTGAACTCGACAAATACGCGCGAACCAAAGCGCTTGAAACCTTTAAACCACTGCTGGATGCTAACAAAGAGCTTTTGCTCTTTCTCAATTTTGAATCGCACCTGCTCGATAGCAAAATCAGCTTTGATGACTTCGCCTTCTGCTCACTCGCCAATGATTTTGGTATTCCGCCCTCGCACATCGTCATTGAGATCAAAGAGTATCAGATCGAAGACACAGAGCGTCTCAAACAGTTCTGCGACTTCTACAAAGATCGGGGATTTTTAATCGCTCTGGATGATTTTGGTGCGGGCAATGCCAATTTTGATCGCATCTCCACCGTACGTCCGCATATCGTTAAAGTCGATCGATCGCTTGTGTTTAATGTGCATCTCAATTTCATTCACAAAGAGATTTTAAAATCCATCGCCAATATGTGCTTTAACATCGGCGCACTCGTACTGGCTGAAGGGGTGGAAGAGGAAGAGGAAATTTTGCGCTCTTTAAAACTCGACATCGATCTTTTTCAAGGGTTCTGGTTTGCAAGACCCAGTGCAACAATATTTGATAAAGCGCTTGTGGATGAAAAAATTACCCACATTGGAGCAAGACATACTCAAAATGTCAAATCTTCCATGCAACGCAAAGAGATCTTAATCGAGAGTGCCAAAGCCTACACACACGCGATTATCGAAACAATTACACAAAAACATCAACCTGATCTGTTCGCGTTTCTAAAAGAGTTTGAGATCATCGAAGCGATCTACTGCATCGATGCCCAAACAGGCATTCAAGAGGGCAATACGATCATCAGCGCGGACACCAACGAGTTTTTCCAACCCGCACGAAATGGCGACAACCACGCACTTAAAGAGTATTTTTACATCACGAAAGAGTCCAAACGAGGCAATTACCTCAGCCAAAAGTACATCTCTAGGGCTTCGGGTCGCATGTGCCGCACCTTCGCTCAAAAATTTGCGCATGAAGGCAAAGAGAGCATTTTATGTCTCGATCTTAAAGTGCAAACGCTTTAA
- a CDS encoding PAS domain-containing sensor histidine kinase: MSHKFLKQFYDSMSEGLYAFDSDGKITHFNPAAQTILGYSEEELLGKIGHFIFHAHHEKKGLLQCPIYKAFLQDKTYVGEEVFLTKDGRWIDVSVRANPLLEEGCKQGYIVFLWPIATPALEERDADLSCAHSLLFHEEGDQKESEAFYEQIFATANLGIALLDQEGRFVALNPAFAKLYGYNDAELIGRHFHLLVPEALRDESELHHNAFLSHCEAAHDGEMELVRKGGKRIDVYATEGLLEHIVGGPYKIMTVFDVTEMVESRRVQKVQEAMLVQQHKLAAMGEIIGHIAHQWRQPLNVLNLTTFDLRCKYALGALSDEKFHSAFDTIESLTEQMSSTINDFMDFYKPNKEKKAFKLHEAVRYATNITAIQLRNEGIALSFNIDETVEVYGLANELQQVILNLLSNAKDAFSTKEIEPKQICLVAWSNEEGVHLCVEDNAGGIEESLLERIFEPYFSTKGKMQGSGIGLYICSMILNESFGGSIRVENITHEERTIGARFIVAFPRS; the protein is encoded by the coding sequence ATGTCCCATAAGTTTTTAAAACAGTTTTATGACTCGATGAGTGAAGGGCTTTACGCCTTTGATAGTGATGGCAAAATCACCCATTTTAACCCCGCAGCTCAAACGATTTTAGGTTACAGTGAAGAGGAACTTTTAGGCAAAATTGGCCATTTTATCTTTCACGCACATCACGAAAAAAAAGGGCTTTTACAATGCCCCATCTACAAAGCGTTTTTGCAAGATAAAACCTATGTGGGCGAAGAGGTTTTTTTAACCAAAGATGGCAGATGGATCGATGTGTCTGTCAGAGCCAATCCCCTGCTTGAAGAGGGTTGCAAACAAGGCTATATCGTCTTCCTTTGGCCTATTGCTACGCCTGCTTTGGAGGAACGTGACGCCGATCTTTCGTGTGCTCATAGCCTCCTTTTTCACGAAGAGGGTGATCAGAAAGAGAGTGAAGCTTTTTACGAGCAGATCTTCGCAACCGCCAATCTTGGCATCGCTTTGTTAGACCAAGAGGGGCGTTTTGTGGCACTTAATCCTGCGTTTGCGAAACTTTACGGCTACAACGATGCAGAGTTGATTGGCAGACATTTTCATCTGCTTGTTCCTGAGGCATTACGTGATGAATCAGAGCTTCATCACAATGCTTTTCTCTCTCACTGTGAAGCGGCGCACGATGGAGAAATGGAGTTAGTACGAAAAGGCGGCAAGCGCATCGACGTTTATGCGACCGAAGGGCTTTTGGAGCATATCGTTGGAGGTCCTTATAAAATCATGACGGTTTTTGATGTGACCGAGATGGTGGAATCAAGGCGCGTGCAAAAAGTACAAGAGGCGATGCTGGTACAGCAACACAAGCTCGCCGCCATGGGCGAAATCATCGGACACATCGCCCACCAGTGGCGCCAACCGCTCAATGTGCTCAATCTCACAACGTTCGATCTTAGATGCAAATATGCCTTAGGCGCTTTAAGCGATGAAAAATTTCACAGCGCGTTTGATACGATTGAGTCACTGACCGAGCAGATGAGCAGTACCATCAACGATTTTATGGATTTTTACAAACCAAATAAAGAGAAAAAAGCATTTAAGCTGCACGAAGCGGTGCGCTATGCAACCAATATTACCGCCATACAACTGCGCAATGAAGGCATTGCCCTCTCCTTCAACATTGATGAAACGGTGGAGGTTTATGGCTTAGCCAATGAGTTACAGCAAGTCATCCTCAACCTTTTAAGCAATGCCAAAGATGCGTTTAGCACCAAGGAAATTGAGCCCAAACAGATCTGCCTTGTGGCATGGAGCAATGAAGAGGGGGTGCATTTGTGTGTGGAAGATAACGCAGGTGGCATTGAGGAGAGCTTATTGGAGCGCATTTTTGAGCCTTATTTTAGCACCAAAGGGAAGATGCAAGGCAGTGGCATCGGGCTTTACATCTGCTCAATGATCTTGAACGAGAGCTTTGGAGGTAGCATCCGAGTTGAAAATATCACCCACGAAGAGCGCACGATTGGCGCTAGGTTTATTGTGGCATTCCCACGATCTTAA